Genomic window (Papaver somniferum cultivar HN1 unplaced genomic scaffold, ASM357369v1 unplaced-scaffold_0, whole genome shotgun sequence):
ATTTCGGAGATCATATCTGCAATATACCACGGGGCTTCCGTCATCGTTTTTATGAAGCGCACCAGGTTTTCCGAATCTGTCTCAAAAATAACTTTTGGCCATTGTCGATCCGCCGTCGTCCTTGTGGTCAGAAGAGTTACCCACGTTTCTGAAGTTAGAGCCGTTGTTGTAACCAGAGGTTGCGTAGGAGCCAAAATAACCTGGGGATTTGAGTCTCTGCAAATGAAGCCTGCTCCCACCAGTCCTAGGTGACCCCGGGCAGCACCATCCGTGTTGATCTTTATCCAATCTGGTGCTGATCTGATCCATCCTACTTGGATTGTTGTTGTAGCTCTGACATCGCCCTGGACGGTGGTTCCCCTGGAATTATTGGGAGAAGAACCTTTTTTTGCCCAATCAAGTTCATGATGTTGTCTCATGATTTGTGTCATTATTTGGTCCGGGGGGATAACGTGTTTTCTGAAAACTAGATCATTTCTAAACCTCCATAGATTCCAGAACAGAAAACACGATGTCGAGATAGAAGtgctattgttagagcatggTAGAATTTGTGAAATGGTTGTTTGAGAATTTACTACTATATTGGAATTGTTGTTTTGGGTTTGTTTTGTGGATAAGTGAGATAAGAGGTTGTTCTAGGCGATAATTGTTATTGGGCAGTGAAGAAGGATATGTTCGACCGTTTCTAGTTCCATGTTGCATCGGGGGCATAGGTTGGAGTCTGTGAGGTTTATGCGATGTAGAATAGTGAAGGTGGGAAGACCTTCATTTATAGCTTTCCACAAAAAAATATGGACTTTTGGTGGGCATGGTCAGGTCCAAAGGAATTTGGTCGGTGGTAGGGAGTCGATGTGGTAATAGGTATCTTGTTGGATTAGCTAGTTATATCCGGAGGCTGTGGTGTGTTTTACGGATTTTGAGTGTGGCCAAATTAAATTATCTGGAGGCATATTTAGGGGAAGGTGGATATATATTTATGACGTGTTGGATAACATCAGGGGAGGTTAATCAGCTGATCGTGATTCCTGTTATGAGTAAGTGGGTCGATGAGATCAGCTACTGATTAGATAAGGTAGCATTTGTTCGGGTCAAGGTTTTGAAATTGAAGATCCAGTTAGCTTGGATAGGAGTGTCTAAACCGTTTCTGATATGATGAAAAGTGAATTTTTGGAAGATTGGTACTAGGGATGCCATTTGTTTCCATTCTGTGCTAGCTGAAGAAGGAATGGGTGTGCTTTCTCGGAAGATAAGTTGGTTTTGTAGGTATTTCTCATTGTATAATCTGGAACATATGGAATTAGGTTGAGCATGAATGCTCCAATTTTTTTTCATGAGTAAGGCTTTATTGTGGTGACTGCTTTTTCTAATTCCAAGACCTCCTTTTAGTATTAGTTTGTTTAGATTTTTCCATCCTAGAGGGTGAATTTTTTGAACAGATAAGTCATGGCCCCAGAAAAAGTTTTGGGTGACTCTGTCGATCTGTTTATATATACATATGTACAGGGAACAATTGTGTTTGAATAATGGTTATAGGTAGGAATTAGAGAGGTTTTAAGAAGTAAGGGTGTCAATGGATGAATATCTGTCGGATATTTGGAAATCCGTATCCGATAGGTTAAGCGCTATCAAATATTCGATattcgataatatcctataggttatcaaaatcagatatcgattatgataggttaagctatcggatatcagatatttatccgataatatccgatactgataaaaaaaatattaaaaacccTGTAAAACATAttcataattgaaatttaagttcaatttCTCAAACATTTCATATCGGATATTTTTCCTTACTCTTCTACTCGACTCTAATATGGttagggtaaatcacaaataaatccTTGTTCTAGGATATCGGATATTAAAAATTCGGATGGAgcctaatccgattccgatatgttaaggaagaaatatctgaTAGAATATCCGATATGATATCCGATAAAagggataaaatcctataggatatcgAATACTCGaaaacggattccggatatcggacatatattgacaggcctattAAGAAGTACTATCCTTCCCACTTGAGTAAGGCATCTGATCATCCATCCTTGCGCTTTTCATGCTAAACGTTGCAACAGCGGGTCAAAAATATGACTTGAGGTTCTCCCTTGCTTGAATTGTACTCCTAGATATGTTGGAGGGTCATGAGGTTGGCATATCAAAAAAACTAGTGCATAACATCTACCTGATGTTGTTGCAGTCTAGGGTGGTGAATTACTGTAGATTTTGCAGTATTGATTTCCTAGCCTGTTAACAAACTGTAAGAAAGAAGTATCTTCTTGAGGTGGTTGTTTCTTTCCTGAGATTCCTTTTAGGTGATGAGGATATCATACACATACATTAGGCAAAATAGGTGGGTTTTTTTTTGAGAGATTCTTAGCCCTTTTACCAGACTTTAAGCTTCTATATTTCCTAGATTGATCGATAGGATTTCTGCataaattatgaaaatattggaAAAGAGAGGATCCCCCGTCGAATGCCTCTTGTATGAGTGATGTGCCCATGTGGCGTACCATTAATGTTAACTAAGTAAGTAACTATAGTTACACATAACATTATGTAATCTACAAAAATGTTTGGAAATCCCATCGTGGTGAAGGCTTTCTTGATGAATACCCATTCTAAGATATCATGGGATTTCTTAATGTCTAGTTTCAGAGCTACTTCTGGGTCCTTGGTGAGAGCGAAAGTCTTAATGTAATGGAATAGTTCTCCATCTATTGCGATGTTATCATGTATTGATCTTTGAGGAACAAATGCACTTTGATATGGGCTTATGAGGAGTGGGATAAGGGGTCGTATGCGATTTACTAGGATTTTGCATATCACTTTGTACACCACATTGCAAAGGCTGATCGGTCTGAATTGGGATGGTTTCGATGGATGATCGATTTTGGGATTAGGGCAATGTTAGTGTAATTCATGAGGGTGTGAATATTTAGGGATGCAAAGAAACTGCGGAGTATTGCTGTTAATTGATGGTGTGTGGTTTCCCAAACCTTGAAAAACTTGCTAATATATCCATCAGGTCCGGGAGCACTTTCCGATTTAATAAAAATCAAAGTTTATTTGATTTCCACGGTCGTCACCTCCTCCGTTAGCGTAGAATATTGACGAGCAGTCAGTCTAGGAGTGATTTGTGCAAAGAGATCCTCATATATTAATGTGCTTTGTGCTGAGTATTGTTCTGTAAAGAGATCAAGGATGATTTTAATTACCTAATCCTTATCGTTAATCAAGTTATTTTGCTGGTCCTGCAATTTCTGTATATTGTTTCAACTTCGGTGTATAGTCACTTTCGTGTGGAAGAAAGTCTTATTGGCGTCTCCCGATTGAAGCCATTGGATTCTGGATCTTTGTTGCCAGTATGTTACATGACATTGTAGTAAAGTTAGGTGATGGCTCCGAAGTTGCTTTTCCTGGGTTATCCAGTAGTGTAGTTCTTCGCCACTCAGGATCACACATTGATGTTGTGCCATTCAGATTTGCTCTGTTGATTTCTTGATTAGCTTTGGCAGGTGTCCATAGGTTTCTTTGTTCCATTCCATAAGGGTTTCCCCCGTTGTAATTAGCTTGACCTGAAGATCTAAGGCAGGTTCCGACTCATTCTGTTGACTCCAGGATGTTTCGACGATTTGCTGGAGTTGTGGGTGGGTTAGCCATAGATGCTCAAACTTGTAGTTCTTTTGACCTTGCCAGTCGATTGCTTTTGTATTAAGAAGGATTGTAGAATGATCAGAAGCTATTCTCGGGAGATGACTAACGCCTATGTGAGGGTTAGCGGTACGCCATTGCTGGGTGGTGATGGCTGGATCTAGCCTTTCCATTATATTATATGTTCCTTTCTGATTGTTTGTCCATGTATAAGTATCCCCACGGAATCCGAGGTCCATGAATCCCATTTGATTTATCATTGTGAGGAAAGGCTGCGTCTGTCCATACATTACTGGTCTGCCTCCCTTTTTTTTCCGACTGGTCCATCACTTCGTTAAAGTCTCTTAACAGTACCCATGATATTGTGGGGTCGATGCCTGGGAAAATTGTCCTGCCATAAGTCTTGTATCGCTTCCGGGGTGAGGTGGGCTATATATACCGGTGCACAACCATGGTTTACTTAGAGGTGGAGGGGTGATGATCATGTGAATATAACTTTGAGATTGAAGCACAACCTTAACATTTATGGGGTTCTTCCACTTAAAACAAAGTCCACCTCTTCTACCTATTTTGGGTACCGTGTGTGGTTTTGAAATTGAAATGATTGGACAATACCCGCCATATGGGTTTCATTGGATAGAGTTTCGGATAAGAATATGATGTTCGGCTTATGTAAGGAAACTAGCCTTTTAGGTGCTGGATTGTTGTTGGGTTATTAattgaaggctattattggggcgtcacattccattagaggggcgtcacctaataggacaaaaacgggtcacccataagtaatatcaaaaaccctttatctcaaataattttgtaatgactaaacaacccttatttagttaattttaatttaatttaattagataaaaattaaattagtgaattttgttgtatacttggtgaattatgggacaaagtttttgtgggaagaaaaactggccgtaaaataaacttctacggttggaaataatccaaatctagatgtaaaatcacttctacggatggaaatattccaaacctggacgtaaaatcacttctacggttggaattaaaaggaacctggacgtaaaatgagcttctacggttggaactaattcaaacctgggaagataaaattctacggttggaattagtCCAAACCTGGActtaaaatcacttctacggttggaaacaatccaaacctggacgtaaaatcacttctacggttggaattaaaagaaaactagacgtaaaatcggattctacggttggaattaaaaggaacttggacgtaaaatgagcttctacggttggaactaatccaaacctggacgtaaaattacatgcaaataaaattctacggtggaattaattcaaacctggacgtaaaatcacttctacttaaagggtaatctagacattttgtatatgtattAGGATAGCCCATAACCATTTTTTTAGACATTAAAAATCCAAGTAAAGTCCCTCTATTAGAGTATGACGTCCCAATAACAGCCTTCTATTAATTCCTTGTCAATTCCAAACCAAAATACTCATTTTTGTTTGTGGAGAAGAACTGGTGACTGGGGCTATGGGGGATAAAAAGGACTAGCTTTTTAAGTTGCTGGCAGGCTAGGGAATAGAATAGGAATGTAATTGGGCTCTATAGTGGGCTTGAGAACGGGTATGGGGAGTTTGGTATTGAGTTTCCAGCCAGAATTGGTCGGATTAATCGCGATATGTTTGCACTTAGGCCCCCCACCGCACCAGGGGTCAGTTGCAGTTGTCAAGTTGTAGACAAAGTGTCAACTCTACTTTACTCCATAAAGCAGCACCTCTGTATCCAACAATGAGAATATGGGATGCAAACTTGGAACTGTGGTGCAGCATGTCTGAAAAGCTGAGTGCAAGTGGCATTTGATAATACCCAACCACATAATTCTACTTTGGAAGTATTTTGGTACAGCTAAGGACAGGAGCCAGAGATGTGAACCTAGCCGAAGATCGTGGCCTATTGGCCTGCCCTACTCACGGCTGCTGAATGGGTACGTCCGGGATCAAAATAGCACTCTCTGGCAATTATTGAAAAGGTGACAACTGACAACAAGAGTGTCATAGGTGATGTATATGCACAACCACTTCTGGTCAATGTTGTACCTAAGGGTCATGCTGCTGTGCAGTTGCAGCAACAATCAATCTTTCGCCTTTCCTAtcgcaaagaagaaaaaaaacagtaaAAGAAAGTAAAAATTCCAGCTTATTATGAAATTTCATTGCGGGATTTTGTTTGTTATTATGGTAATTAAACAACTATAATACAAACTAGTTTACTCAATTTCCTTAGGTGCAGCGGCCTATTGAACAAAATTAGAGGCCAATAGATATTACTGTTTTTGAATGATTGTATGTACTGCTATGCTAACTTGAAATTACGTACAATAAAACAGCGGTAATACAAGTTTAATCATCTTTGTAAGGCCTGTTTATCCTGTCTAACTTATTAAGGAAGACTAATAACCATCTTAGAGCCAATACATGCATCCACAGCTTCACTGACTGTAAGAAAAATCCATCCACTTCCGATTATGTCCACAACCTTCGATAACTTCATCTTGTGCATTACTTTCCATGTAGGGCTTGCTATTGCCAACTGCACGTAAACGCAACCAAAACAGTTGAGTTAAATGGATTCAAACTTCTTAACAGAAGAGTTGAGGAAAATCTAAAGTACCTGCAGATCAAGTGACACAAGCTCCTTGTGTAATTCTTCCAAAGCATGGAGCCCGGAGGTGTCTATGTTCAGCACATCTGTTTGCCGGAAACCAGTCAGCTCGACAAtcaaaaagataacaaaattaagTCCAATAAGTGAAGTGCAACAAAAGAAACTTACTGGACATGTCTAGTACTAGTACTTGCAGAGTCCTTGCATTTTCCTTTGATTCTTCATTTTCTTGTTCTTCTGTTACCCATCTTAGAATCCTACTCAAAATGCACAAAATGAACGAAATGAACATCGAAATTATTGGTTCCGGGGAGTAATTTGGATTTTCCTTTGATTCTTCATTTTCTTGAAGAGTCATGTATTATTTGTAATGTACCTTTCTCTAATGTAATTTGCATTGGCGAAACCAAGATACGAGGATTCAACTCGAAGTATCAAGACACCGGGGATTCTAATGGCCATTGGAAATTGACTTGTGCTGCAGAAACTATTGGTTCCAGGGAGTTGTCCAAGATTGTTGATTCCGGGACGAATTGAGTTCAGTATGATCCTCAAAAATGATATTGTTACCTGCCATGACACTAAATTTTAAACCCACATTCGAAAAACATCAGATAGACGTACTATcgtttcaagaaaatataaaacaGATAGCTAATTTTTCCATAGCAAGCAAAGAATTACCGCAATGAGAAGACCAATTTCGACCGATGCGAATAACACTCCAAGGAATGTTCCAAAGCAAGAAAGAAAGTCGTATTTATCAATTTTATAGATATTACGAGCTCCGTTAATATCGATCAGTCCGGGTAAAGCAGACAGAATGATCGAAGCAAGAATTGCAGTAGGAGTGTAATATAAAAGCCTGGTAAGAAACTCCAATGCTAAGATCACTGTAAGCGCCATAACAACATTGGATATCGCTGTTTCGCAACCAGCACTAAAGTTTACGGCCGTTCTTGAGAATGAACCTGCACAAGCGGCCCAACGCTTCAGTGGTCAGTCAATTCCCTTGAAATATACTTCAACAACACCAACCAAACAATAAACTCACCTGTTGCAACGTAGCAAGAAGTTAAGGATCCTAAAATGTTTGTGAAGCCTATTGCAACCATTTCTTTGTTCCCATCGATATGGTAACCTTTGATCGCTGCGAAAGATCGGCCAACAGCAATTGCTTCCTGACATCCATTGCGGAAAGATATAGTTAATTAGTGAATTAATCTAACTTGTTGGGTATCCCTGCTAACACAAGTTTTTTTTCTTGCATACTTACGGTGAGAGCGATGATAGCACATATTAAACCGGTTTTTACTGCCTCTCCAACATGAGGGCCAGTGAACTGTAATTCCTTAGCTGAACTTGGATTCAACCCTTTATTGATATGTTTTACTATGCGAACTCCATGTTTATCAGCTCTTGATAGATAAACTATCAGAGTTGATAAAATTACAGATATGAGTGGAGCAATGGCTGGTAACCAGAATAGTTTTTTGTTCCTCCTACCCTGACAAATTCATAATCAAGCAATGGGGTAAAGAGAATTAGATAACTCAAACTGAACTATTGGAGTAAAAATTGAGATTATTATTAGTCTCATATTGTCTGGGCATCTAAGATCCTGTGGTTTATTatcccttagggcctctccactcatcgccaattggttttgagttggttgcccatattctaacatggtaccAGATCagactatttgcgacgagtcattagaccgcgcctttactccgcgtcacccgatttattatacacgtgttagacccaacgaggctacacgtgagggggcgtgttgagattattattagtctcacattgtctgggcatctaagatcctgcggtttattaTCCCTTAGGACCTCTCCATTCatcgccaattggttttgagttggttgcccatattctaacagaaatgaaaaaaaaaacggtaCCCGAAAAGTGCTTACCAAAAATCTTGCAAATAAGATGAAAATCAGAAATGAGCAACCCAGGATAAAGTTATGAGGACTCCACtgtttgaaacaaagcaaattgGCAAGAGTGTTAGAAATTACGAAAATACAGAATACGCAAGAGTGTTATAAGCCTAGAATATCTTCGCACTGAGGTACAGTTTGGATGCAAGATGCAACTGACGAAACCCCGATTTGGCCTAATATTGACACACTAACTGCAACACGCATCCTAGGAGGGATGCAATTGACTCATTGGTAAGAGAAGCTGTTACTTTCAGCTGGCGAAGAAGAAAAGCGGTGCTAGGGTCTCAGA
Coding sequences:
- the LOC113325884 gene encoding low affinity sulfate transporter 3-like; the protein is MGSSSVNDTCIMEEGQQLDHVIGDRNVAEHSRMLLNAPDPPGLCTEFVSSVKEIVNLPNGNNSYSSNKKPELKQHVGSLLRGLFPILSWGRIYTLSKFKSDLMSGLTLASLSIPQSIGYANLAKLDPQYGLYTNVVPPLIYALMGSSREIAIGPVAVVSLLLSSMVQKIVDPVEDPTGYKRFVFTVTLFAGTFQAAFGLLRLGFLIDFLSHSAIVGFMGGAAIVIGLQQLKGLLGFTHFTNNTDVISVVRAVWRSFHDPWSPHNFILGCSFLIFILFARFLGRRNKKLFWLPAIAPLISVILSTLIVYLSRADKHGVRIVKHINKGLNPSSAKELQFTGPHVGEAVKTGLICAIIALTEAIAVGRSFAAIKGYHIDGNKEMVAIGFTNILGSLTSCYVATGSFSRTAVNFSAGCETAISNVVMALTVILALEFLTRLLYYTPTAILASIILSALPGLIDINGARNIYKIDKYDFLSCFGTFLGVLFASVEIGLLIAVTISFLRIILNSIRPGINNLGQLPGTNSFCSTSQFPMAIRIPGVLILRVESSYLGFANANYIRERILRWVTEEQENEESKENARTLQVLVLDMSNVLNIDTSGLHALEELHKELVSLDLQLAIASPTWKVMHKMKLSKVVDIIGSGWIFLTVSEAVDACIGSKMVISLP